In a single window of the Tellurirhabdus bombi genome:
- a CDS encoding SusC/RagA family TonB-linked outer membrane protein, with product MSRTLTHLWLCLLLSLPALAQERTVSGKITSSDDGSSLPGVSIQVKGTTRGTTTDTDGNYRLGVPDNAVLVFSFIGYDTQEIPVGNKTTVDVTMTSGSQSLNEVVITAQGIERDKRSLGYSTQEVSGSLISQKSEPNVLNALQGKLAGVQITGSSGAPGASTNINIRGITSFNGSNQPLIVVDGIIFSNDVNNTQNTLFGTQPSNRLADINPENIESLNVLKGPAAAVLYGSRASAGAIIITTKSGRNQNNKTEVTLTSSYNVQNVYGLPRFQNDYGQGANNLFNRISTNSWGPSFSSLSSVVNTQGQTVPYRAYPNNIRDFFQQGALFQNTANIAGGDVNRNFLISLGNTSQSGITPNTRFNRTNVQLGGETKLNNGLHITGSAAYVKTNQRGVPGGNGGSAFGQLSRIPRSYNLPEEPYQDANGGSVYFATNLNNPIWSLYNSVQNSNVDRFYGNFTVDYNVTKWLNVLYRVTGDTYTDRRKFTEAIGSVRTPAGSVTQDNYFRSEINGDLIITAKQNNLFVEGLDATLLLGQNINQRNTQNQYVVGSELNIPGFYNVSNGSVFTSSGESSTLRRLLGYYGQLSLGYKNYLFLELSGRADQSSTLPRANNLYFYPSASVSFVPTELFKVESDVLSYAKVRASWARVGRDADPYLLNSVYTSAAFGNNVASITFPLSVGGSNIPGFQISDRIGNSNLTPEFVTSAEVGVNLGFFNNRVGIDAAYFDTRSTNQIFNVAVSSSSGYDTRTTNVGELRNRGFELLLSATPVRVSGFKWDAALNFTIIRNNVVSIIEGVTQSPVEGGAFTGINPSIAVGFPYGVVVGTANARVQSDDPNGLYYDPTGQYAGQFIVNGSTGGFAPGIAGKVIANNQPKFTAGLTNTFSYKGITLSALVDVKQGGQLYSFGAVDQRGGGALYVTGIDRDQPRILPGVIATQNADGTFTYKPNNIQVPAQTYWSGLGGLASEAAVFDATAYRLREVSLNYTLPKSLLGKSPFGTISVGVSGRNLLYYAPGFIGDPEVNTQGAGNIQGLDLNGGPNTRNFGVNVRLTL from the coding sequence ATGTCAAGAACTTTAACACATTTATGGTTATGCCTCTTGCTGTCGCTACCTGCATTGGCTCAGGAACGTACAGTATCCGGCAAAATCACTTCATCCGATGACGGCTCCTCCTTACCGGGCGTGAGCATCCAGGTGAAGGGGACAACGCGCGGTACAACTACAGATACAGACGGAAATTACCGTCTTGGTGTGCCTGATAATGCAGTACTGGTGTTTAGCTTTATTGGCTACGATACGCAGGAAATTCCCGTGGGTAACAAGACAACGGTTGATGTAACAATGACTAGCGGCTCGCAAAGCCTTAATGAAGTGGTCATTACAGCACAAGGCATCGAGCGTGATAAGCGGTCGCTGGGTTACTCAACGCAGGAAGTGAGTGGTAGTCTTATCTCCCAGAAATCCGAACCGAACGTCCTTAATGCCTTGCAAGGAAAGCTGGCTGGTGTTCAGATTACAGGATCCAGCGGTGCGCCGGGCGCATCAACGAATATTAATATTCGGGGGATAACGTCCTTCAACGGTTCTAACCAACCACTGATTGTTGTAGATGGTATTATTTTCAGCAATGACGTTAATAACACGCAAAACACACTTTTCGGGACGCAGCCATCCAACCGTCTGGCGGATATTAACCCCGAAAACATTGAGTCGCTTAACGTCCTGAAAGGGCCAGCGGCGGCTGTGCTTTACGGCTCGCGCGCATCGGCAGGGGCAATTATCATTACTACCAAGTCGGGTCGTAACCAGAATAACAAAACAGAAGTTACGCTAACATCGTCTTACAACGTGCAGAACGTATATGGTCTGCCTCGTTTCCAGAACGATTACGGACAAGGTGCAAACAACCTGTTCAACCGGATTTCGACTAACTCGTGGGGACCTTCCTTCTCGTCACTTTCATCCGTCGTGAATACTCAGGGGCAAACCGTTCCTTACCGCGCTTATCCCAACAACATTCGGGATTTCTTCCAGCAAGGAGCCTTGTTTCAAAACACGGCCAATATTGCCGGTGGAGACGTAAACCGCAATTTCCTTATTTCATTGGGTAATACCAGCCAGAGCGGTATCACGCCTAATACGCGTTTTAACCGGACAAACGTACAGCTTGGGGGTGAAACCAAACTGAACAACGGTCTGCACATTACCGGTTCTGCCGCTTATGTCAAAACCAACCAGCGGGGCGTTCCCGGCGGTAACGGGGGTAGCGCTTTTGGGCAGTTAAGCCGAATTCCGCGTAGCTACAATTTACCCGAAGAACCGTATCAGGATGCCAATGGCGGAAGCGTTTACTTTGCTACAAACCTGAATAACCCAATCTGGTCGTTGTACAATTCTGTGCAGAACAGCAACGTGGATCGTTTCTACGGAAACTTTACGGTTGACTACAATGTAACCAAATGGCTGAATGTACTTTATCGGGTAACAGGTGATACGTATACCGATCGCCGGAAATTCACCGAAGCGATTGGTTCTGTTCGGACACCGGCAGGCTCCGTTACGCAGGATAATTACTTCCGCTCTGAAATTAATGGTGACCTGATTATCACGGCTAAACAAAACAACCTTTTTGTTGAAGGCCTGGATGCAACCTTGTTATTAGGCCAGAACATCAACCAGCGCAACACACAAAATCAGTATGTTGTCGGTTCGGAATTGAATATTCCAGGCTTCTATAACGTAAGCAACGGATCTGTTTTCACCAGCAGTGGAGAGAGCTCAACGCTTCGCCGGCTACTGGGTTACTACGGTCAGTTGTCATTAGGCTACAAAAATTATCTGTTTTTGGAATTGAGTGGCCGGGCGGATCAATCGTCTACGCTACCGAGAGCCAACAACCTGTATTTCTACCCATCTGCTTCGGTTAGCTTTGTGCCGACTGAACTGTTTAAAGTAGAATCAGACGTTCTGTCGTACGCAAAAGTTCGGGCTAGCTGGGCACGCGTTGGTCGTGATGCAGATCCTTATTTGCTGAACTCGGTTTATACCAGTGCAGCCTTTGGAAATAACGTTGCCAGCATCACGTTCCCATTATCGGTAGGTGGCAGTAACATTCCGGGCTTTCAAATCAGCGACCGGATTGGTAACAGCAACCTGACGCCGGAATTTGTTACTTCTGCTGAAGTTGGGGTTAACCTGGGCTTCTTCAACAACCGTGTGGGTATTGATGCCGCGTATTTTGACACGCGTTCGACCAATCAAATCTTTAACGTGGCCGTATCTTCGTCATCAGGATATGATACGCGTACCACAAACGTGGGTGAATTGCGGAACCGTGGTTTTGAACTACTTCTGTCAGCAACGCCCGTGCGCGTTAGCGGCTTCAAATGGGATGCGGCCTTAAACTTCACCATTATTCGGAACAACGTTGTCTCGATCATTGAAGGCGTTACTCAATCACCGGTTGAAGGGGGTGCTTTTACAGGTATCAATCCATCCATTGCGGTCGGCTTCCCGTATGGCGTTGTCGTTGGAACGGCCAATGCACGCGTACAAAGCGATGATCCAAACGGTTTATACTATGACCCAACGGGTCAGTATGCTGGCCAGTTTATCGTTAACGGGTCAACGGGAGGTTTTGCGCCAGGTATTGCCGGTAAGGTGATTGCCAACAACCAGCCGAAGTTTACTGCTGGTTTAACCAACACGTTCTCGTACAAAGGAATTACGCTGTCGGCACTGGTAGACGTGAAGCAAGGTGGCCAGCTTTATTCGTTTGGTGCTGTTGACCAGCGTGGGGGTGGTGCTTTGTACGTAACCGGTATCGACCGTGATCAGCCTCGTATTTTGCCAGGTGTTATTGCCACGCAAAACGCAGACGGAACATTTACTTACAAACCAAACAACATTCAGGTTCCGGCTCAAACATATTGGTCTGGCTTAGGTGGTTTGGCTTCGGAGGCCGCTGTATTTGATGCCACGGCATACCGGCTACGCGAAGTATCGCTGAACTACACCCTACCTAAATCCCTATTGGGCAAATCGCCTTTTGGTACTATTTCGGTGGGTGTCAGTGGTCGGAACCTGCTTTATTACGCTCCTGGTTTTATTGGGGATCCTGAAGTCAATACACAAGGCGCAGGTAACATCCAGGGTCTTGACCTGAACGGTGGTCCAAATACACGGAACTTCGGTGTAAACGTGCGTCTTACTCTGTAA
- a CDS encoding SusD/RagB family nutrient-binding outer membrane lipoprotein — MIRQLKKSYFLVPLLLGFSGCSDFLDVNVTPNNPTAVTPAVLLPTVEAGAAFANANELNRFASVIVQQLAGAAPNSTPGQTDIYAATGSDFGNQWRFELYGGTLINAQKLIELGDANSGKAYSGIGKILKAYAFSIATDVWGDVPYSQALQGEANPQPRLDSQEDIYKGNAALGIQSLFDLVREGLNDLKAESQVKPGKDDLAYAGNLTKWEQAGNTLLLKLANTISRKEPALARTVINEVLTKGTYIKTNADDLNMPFGGSVGSQDPRYFYTNESLFKDDLILSTRYLNRLKDLNDPRLPILFTKPGTDYVTIDNGFRGTLPQPSTNWSRYNAYVVGANGEGPVRLLTNFQRAFILAESALILGTPGDPQALYTEGITASMTSAGLTPAQITTYLAANPTVATLTGTNAQKLEQIITQKYIAFTGNGLEIWNDVRRTGYPRLTASLNAAGIDGTPQVRAVYVTQEQERNPYFPNPGPQTNVRVWWDID, encoded by the coding sequence ATGATTCGTCAATTAAAAAAATCATATTTTCTGGTTCCCCTGCTGCTTGGTTTTAGCGGGTGCTCCGACTTTCTGGACGTTAACGTTACGCCCAATAACCCAACTGCGGTAACGCCAGCGGTGCTGCTGCCTACCGTGGAAGCAGGTGCTGCTTTTGCCAACGCGAATGAACTGAATCGGTTTGCTTCCGTTATTGTGCAACAGCTAGCCGGTGCGGCTCCGAATAGTACTCCTGGACAGACCGACATTTACGCCGCAACGGGTTCCGACTTTGGTAACCAATGGCGTTTTGAGCTATACGGCGGTACACTCATCAACGCTCAGAAGCTCATCGAACTCGGTGATGCCAATAGTGGAAAAGCGTACTCAGGAATTGGTAAAATTCTGAAGGCTTATGCATTCAGCATTGCTACCGACGTTTGGGGTGATGTGCCTTATTCTCAGGCTTTGCAGGGTGAAGCGAATCCGCAACCTCGGTTGGATAGCCAGGAAGACATCTACAAGGGCAATGCTGCCTTGGGTATTCAGAGCCTGTTTGATCTGGTTCGGGAAGGCCTAAACGATTTGAAAGCTGAATCTCAGGTAAAACCAGGAAAAGATGACCTGGCATATGCCGGTAATCTGACTAAATGGGAACAGGCAGGTAACACCCTCCTACTGAAATTGGCGAATACGATCAGCCGGAAGGAGCCTGCACTGGCCCGAACCGTTATTAATGAAGTTCTAACCAAAGGAACCTACATTAAAACGAATGCTGACGACCTCAATATGCCTTTTGGTGGTAGTGTCGGTAGCCAGGATCCACGCTATTTCTATACAAACGAGTCTTTGTTTAAGGATGATCTTATCTTAAGCACTCGTTACCTGAATCGGTTGAAGGACCTGAATGATCCCCGTCTGCCCATTTTATTTACCAAACCAGGAACTGATTATGTCACCATTGATAATGGCTTCCGGGGAACACTGCCACAGCCATCTACGAACTGGTCACGTTACAATGCGTACGTTGTCGGTGCAAACGGTGAAGGTCCCGTTCGGCTTTTGACGAACTTCCAACGCGCGTTTATTCTGGCCGAATCAGCTTTGATTCTTGGTACACCAGGCGATCCGCAAGCGTTGTACACGGAAGGCATCACAGCCTCAATGACGTCGGCAGGCTTAACACCAGCGCAGATTACAACCTATTTGGCGGCCAATCCAACAGTCGCTACGTTGACCGGCACGAACGCGCAGAAACTAGAGCAGATCATTACGCAGAAGTACATCGCCTTTACGGGTAATGGCCTCGAAATCTGGAATGACGTTCGTCGGACAGGCTACCCTCGCTTGACTGCCTCGCTTAACGCAGCCGGTATTGATGGTACACCCCAAGTACGGGCGGTATATGTGACGCAGGAGCAGGAGCGGAATCCTTATTTCCCTAACCCAGGTCCGCAAACCAATGTTCGTGTTTGGTGGGATATCGATTAA
- a CDS encoding SDR family oxidoreductase, with translation MITQHDKVALITGANRGIGKEIARQLCQRGYAVFVAVRDIHKGRETVEELCDQGYEAIYLELDVTDPVSIRQACGTFSQKADHLDVLVNNAAILEDQGQDITTLNTEMLERTMKTNVFGPVLVIQDFLEQLKKSTIGARIINVSSEAGSITDMETFAPAYSISKAALNATTKQFAGALRKHNIAVNAVDPGQTQTDMGGTNAPRSVEEGAETVVWLATEADLNESGKFWRDKQETVW, from the coding sequence ATGATAACGCAACACGATAAAGTAGCGCTAATAACGGGTGCTAACCGAGGTATTGGAAAAGAAATAGCCCGTCAGCTGTGTCAACGGGGGTATGCCGTTTTTGTCGCTGTACGGGACATTCACAAGGGCCGCGAAACCGTTGAGGAACTGTGTGATCAAGGCTACGAAGCCATTTACCTTGAGTTAGACGTAACCGATCCGGTTAGTATCCGACAAGCCTGCGGCACCTTCTCGCAAAAAGCCGACCACCTGGATGTGCTGGTTAACAATGCCGCTATTCTGGAAGATCAAGGCCAGGACATCACTACTTTAAATACGGAAATGCTGGAAAGGACCATGAAAACAAATGTGTTTGGTCCTGTTTTAGTTATTCAGGATTTCCTGGAGCAACTGAAGAAAAGTACCATCGGTGCCCGGATTATAAATGTATCCAGTGAGGCCGGCTCAATCACGGATATGGAAACTTTTGCGCCAGCTTACAGCATCTCAAAGGCAGCGCTCAACGCTACGACCAAGCAGTTTGCCGGTGCCTTGCGAAAGCATAACATTGCGGTTAACGCCGTAGATCCAGGACAAACCCAGACGGATATGGGAGGAACCAATGCTCCACGCTCCGTAGAGGAAGGAGCCGAAACCGTAGTATGGCTGGCTACCGAAGCCGACCTGAACGAAAGCGGTAAGTTCTGGCGGGATAAGCAGGAAACAGTTTGGTAA
- a CDS encoding MarR family winged helix-turn-helix transcriptional regulator, with protein MTNIADEEFGRLGLTASHAFLLKEAVENPGIQPKDLSEELHLTPSTITRLIEKLELKRLVERKMEGKHTLVYATEKGVALLPDIKRAWRSMFRRYADIIGEDTAKQLTRMAYDAVLTLGRDPEKNY; from the coding sequence ATGACAAACATTGCTGATGAAGAATTTGGCCGTCTGGGCCTGACTGCCTCTCATGCGTTTTTGTTGAAAGAAGCGGTTGAAAATCCGGGCATTCAACCCAAAGATTTGAGCGAAGAGCTTCACCTGACTCCCTCAACCATTACGCGTCTGATTGAAAAGCTGGAATTGAAGCGCCTTGTCGAACGCAAAATGGAAGGAAAACACACCCTGGTTTATGCAACAGAGAAAGGAGTTGCGCTATTGCCAGACATCAAGCGGGCGTGGCGGAGCATGTTCCGGCGGTATGCCGACATCATTGGCGAAGACACGGCCAAGCAATTGACACGCATGGCGTACGATGCTGTTCTGACCCTAGGTCGTGATCCTGAAAAGAATTATTGA
- the ctlX gene encoding citrulline utilization hydrolase CtlX yields MQAQTTSHILMIRPVRFGFNEQTASTNAFQDTTIANQTKETAQENALREFDEMVRYLRAAGVEITVYEDTPEPHTPDSIFPNNWISFHYSGTVVLYPMHAPNRRQERRMDIVNDLAERFQVARIIDLTHFEQDNKYLEGTGSMVLDRMERTAYACLSPRTNEDVLDEFTRQTGYKSISFEAFDEAGLPIYHTNVVMCIGDVFAVICLAAIRNPDERLMVRQSLEASGKYIIEITMEQMAQFAGNMLLVKTKKGQKMLVMSTTAYNSLTARQRDDLDDYATLLHFDLSVIESNGGGSARCMMAEVHLPLK; encoded by the coding sequence ATGCAAGCACAAACTACCTCTCATATTCTGATGATTCGTCCTGTTCGGTTCGGCTTCAACGAGCAAACCGCCTCGACTAATGCTTTTCAGGATACAACCATTGCCAATCAGACGAAAGAAACTGCGCAGGAAAACGCACTTCGCGAATTTGATGAGATGGTTCGGTATTTGCGCGCCGCTGGCGTTGAAATTACGGTGTATGAGGATACACCAGAGCCACATACGCCGGATTCCATCTTTCCAAACAACTGGATTTCATTTCATTACAGTGGAACAGTCGTCTTGTATCCCATGCATGCCCCTAACCGTCGGCAGGAGCGTCGGATGGATATCGTGAACGATCTTGCCGAGCGGTTTCAGGTTGCCCGAATCATTGATCTGACTCATTTCGAACAGGACAACAAATACCTGGAAGGGACGGGAAGCATGGTGCTCGACCGCATGGAACGCACAGCGTATGCCTGTTTGTCACCCCGCACGAATGAAGACGTATTGGATGAGTTTACGCGCCAGACAGGGTACAAATCCATATCGTTTGAAGCATTTGACGAAGCAGGGCTACCTATTTATCACACCAACGTCGTGATGTGTATTGGCGATGTTTTTGCGGTGATTTGCTTAGCGGCTATTAGAAATCCAGATGAGCGGCTCATGGTTCGCCAGTCGTTGGAAGCAAGTGGCAAATACATCATTGAGATCACCATGGAGCAAATGGCCCAGTTTGCCGGGAATATGCTGCTGGTTAAAACTAAAAAAGGCCAAAAAATGCTGGTAATGTCAACAACGGCCTATAATTCGCTAACAGCCCGGCAGCGGGATGATCTGGATGATTATGCCACTTTACTGCATTTTGACTTATCCGTTATTGAAAGCAATGGCGGCGGTTCAGCCCGGTGCATGATGGCCGAAGTTCATTTGCCTCTAAAATAA
- a CDS encoding arginine deiminase family protein: MKNGKYHTPTTKISVSSEIGTLRRLLIHSPDRGLGKVVPSKAQDWLFEDIVHLDTMRKDEYDYYVKLLLYFLDPAKIQGKLAEINANSERSFFKPDQPDYYHSDAVIDIQRLLAEILQDEVIRTKLIAGICAVEQTSFQIHTRLSTYEPVELAEILISGSLPDDKTMLFAPLPNFIFTRDIGIIINDHILLNKPAKQARTREALLSQYIFFYHPIFASYRGNIIEIPDNEHHFLLPDAEVNRDYTRSTLEGGDVMMISPRHLLIGCSERTTLYAAQQVMQLVFKKGLVDTVTILKIPKKRDYMHIDTIFTQVKKNVWVLLASLGRVGDEAKKRDAMHFFAPKDLSEDLRILQFYKGLEHKPIEIENLEDLLTDISRNDLGSTEPVQFIYSGNNEFPFGSREQWTDSCNLLALKDGVVIGYDRNDKTIEAFRQAGFDIVRAADLLERFERHESSPETIENTFIMLPSAELSRARGGSHCMSLPLLRDEL; encoded by the coding sequence ATGAAAAATGGAAAATACCATACGCCTACAACAAAAATCAGTGTTTCCTCCGAAATTGGCACGCTCCGCCGTTTATTGATTCACAGCCCGGACCGGGGGCTGGGTAAAGTCGTGCCTTCCAAAGCGCAGGACTGGCTTTTTGAAGACATTGTTCATCTGGACACCATGCGGAAAGATGAATATGATTACTACGTTAAGCTTTTGCTTTATTTTCTGGATCCCGCTAAAATTCAGGGTAAACTAGCGGAAATAAACGCCAACAGCGAGCGAAGTTTTTTCAAACCCGATCAACCGGATTATTATCATTCCGATGCCGTTATTGATATTCAGCGGCTACTGGCGGAAATCCTGCAAGATGAAGTCATCCGAACCAAGTTGATTGCTGGAATTTGCGCAGTCGAGCAGACAAGCTTTCAGATTCATACGCGCCTGAGTACGTATGAGCCCGTCGAACTGGCCGAAATCCTCATTTCCGGTTCGCTGCCCGATGATAAAACGATGCTGTTTGCGCCTTTGCCCAACTTTATCTTTACGCGTGATATTGGCATTATTATCAACGACCACATCCTGCTGAACAAACCTGCCAAGCAGGCGCGAACGCGTGAGGCGCTGTTGTCACAGTATATCTTTTTCTACCACCCTATTTTTGCTTCTTACCGCGGTAACATCATTGAAATTCCGGATAATGAGCACCATTTTCTGCTGCCTGACGCCGAAGTCAACCGCGATTATACCCGCTCTACGCTGGAAGGGGGTGATGTAATGATGATTTCTCCGCGCCATCTGCTCATTGGTTGCAGCGAGCGCACGACGTTGTACGCCGCCCAGCAGGTGATGCAGCTGGTTTTCAAGAAAGGCCTGGTTGATACGGTTACCATCCTGAAAATTCCGAAGAAGCGGGATTACATGCACATCGACACGATTTTTACGCAGGTAAAGAAAAATGTGTGGGTGCTGCTGGCTTCGCTGGGACGGGTAGGAGACGAAGCAAAAAAACGGGATGCCATGCATTTCTTTGCCCCGAAAGACCTTTCAGAAGACCTGCGTATTTTGCAATTTTACAAAGGACTGGAACACAAGCCCATCGAGATTGAAAACCTGGAAGATCTGCTGACCGATATCAGTCGCAATGACCTGGGTAGTACGGAGCCAGTGCAGTTCATTTATTCCGGTAATAACGAATTTCCGTTTGGCTCACGGGAGCAGTGGACCGACTCCTGTAATTTGCTGGCGCTCAAAGATGGCGTTGTGATTGGCTACGACCGAAACGATAAAACCATCGAAGCCTTCCGGCAGGCCGGTTTTGACATTGTGCGGGCGGCGGATTTGCTCGAGCGTTTTGAGCGCCATGAATCGTCGCCGGAGACCATCGAAAATACCTTTATTATGCTACCATCGGCAGAATTGTCCCGGGCCAGGGGCGGATCTCACTGCATGAGCCTGCCGCTTCTGCGTGATGAACTATAA
- the sufC gene encoding Fe-S cluster assembly ATPase SufC → MLSINNLQASIGEKQILKGINLEIKAGEVHAIMGPNGSGKSTLASVLAGREDYEVTGGEVTFDGKDLLDMAPEERAAEGIFLAFQYPVEIPGVSTTNFLKTAMNEIRKYRGQEPMDAVQFLKLMKEKMKLVNIDQSLLSRSLNEGFSGGEKKRNEIFQMAMLEPKLAVLDETDSGLDIDALRIVAEGVNQLRSPERATIVVTHYQRLLDYIVPDYVHVLYKGRIVKSGPKELAFELEEKGYDWIKAEVEAA, encoded by the coding sequence ATGCTGAGTATAAATAATCTACAGGCGTCGATTGGTGAAAAACAAATCTTAAAAGGCATCAACCTGGAGATAAAAGCCGGTGAAGTACATGCTATTATGGGTCCTAATGGTTCAGGAAAAAGTACCTTAGCGTCCGTATTGGCAGGCCGGGAAGATTATGAAGTCACTGGAGGTGAAGTCACTTTCGATGGTAAAGACCTCCTGGACATGGCTCCGGAAGAGCGGGCAGCGGAAGGGATTTTTCTGGCCTTTCAGTATCCAGTAGAAATTCCGGGCGTTAGCACCACCAATTTCCTCAAAACGGCCATGAACGAAATTCGGAAATACCGTGGTCAGGAGCCGATGGACGCCGTTCAGTTTCTGAAACTCATGAAAGAGAAAATGAAGCTGGTCAACATTGATCAATCGCTGCTAAGCCGTTCCCTAAACGAAGGCTTTTCGGGTGGTGAGAAAAAACGCAACGAGATTTTCCAGATGGCCATGCTGGAACCCAAACTGGCCGTTCTTGACGAAACGGATTCTGGTCTGGACATTGATGCCCTTCGCATTGTGGCTGAAGGTGTTAACCAATTGCGTTCGCCAGAACGAGCAACCATCGTTGTTACGCACTACCAACGTTTGCTTGATTACATTGTCCCAGACTACGTTCACGTTCTTTACAAAGGCCGTATCGTTAAGTCAGGTCCGAAAGAACTCGCTTTTGAGCTCGAAGAAAAAGGATACGACTGGATTAAAGCGGAAGTAGAAGCGGCATAA
- the sufD gene encoding Fe-S cluster assembly protein SufD: MSPYNQPYTDLKSKLIADFRAAEERMNGESKSPLHQLRREALNQFDRLGFPTLKHEEWKYSNVSSLIKEVFEFNAPVSLTADDLAPLSIAKLEGNVLYFVNGQYQPELSQIVSPADQLSILTFPEAVQQMPEVVDQYFAKYADFHDNAFTALNTAFASDGVVIHVPANKVVEAPTILRFISDSRQINIASQPRNLFVVGKNADVKVAELFRTLGDQASFTNIVTEIVLDEDARMEYYKVQNESDMAYHIGTTQVHQKDRSHFYSATVTLDGGFIRNNLNIALDGQHCEAFMYGLYFPNGRQHIDNHTLADHRQPNSYSNELYKGILEDKATGVFNGKIFVRQDAQKTNAYQSCKNVVLSNEASMNTKPQLEIYADDVKCSHGTTTGKLNEEALFYMRSRGIPRDEAKTLLMYAFAEDVIQQIKIDALREQLERRIQAKLAR; this comes from the coding sequence ATGAGTCCTTATAATCAACCATATACTGACCTGAAATCCAAACTCATTGCCGACTTCCGGGCGGCAGAAGAGCGGATGAATGGCGAAAGCAAATCGCCCTTACACCAGCTTCGGCGCGAAGCACTCAATCAGTTCGACCGATTGGGTTTTCCAACGCTTAAACACGAAGAATGGAAATACTCGAACGTAAGCAGTCTGATTAAAGAAGTATTTGAGTTCAACGCGCCGGTTTCACTAACTGCCGACGACCTCGCCCCGCTGAGTATTGCCAAGCTGGAAGGGAACGTGCTGTATTTCGTGAACGGCCAATACCAGCCTGAACTCTCTCAAATTGTTAGCCCTGCCGACCAGCTTTCTATTCTGACTTTTCCGGAAGCGGTTCAGCAAATGCCGGAGGTAGTCGATCAGTATTTTGCCAAATACGCGGACTTCCACGACAATGCCTTTACGGCCCTGAACACCGCTTTTGCCAGCGATGGTGTGGTGATTCACGTGCCTGCCAACAAGGTGGTGGAAGCGCCGACAATCCTGCGTTTTATTTCCGATAGCCGCCAGATCAACATTGCCTCCCAGCCGCGCAACCTGTTTGTTGTTGGCAAAAATGCGGATGTTAAGGTCGCGGAACTGTTCCGGACTCTCGGCGATCAGGCTAGCTTTACCAACATCGTTACGGAAATTGTGCTGGATGAAGATGCCCGCATGGAGTACTACAAAGTACAAAATGAGTCGGATATGGCTTACCACATCGGGACGACGCAGGTGCACCAGAAAGACCGCAGCCACTTTTATTCTGCTACGGTTACGCTGGACGGAGGTTTTATCCGCAACAACCTGAACATTGCCCTGGACGGCCAGCATTGCGAAGCGTTTATGTACGGTCTGTACTTCCCGAACGGTCGCCAGCACATTGATAACCATACCTTAGCCGATCACCGGCAGCCAAACTCCTACAGCAACGAGCTATATAAAGGCATTCTGGAAGATAAGGCAACGGGTGTTTTCAACGGCAAGATTTTTGTTCGGCAGGATGCGCAGAAAACCAATGCGTACCAGTCCTGTAAGAACGTTGTTCTGTCCAACGAGGCCTCGATGAATACGAAGCCCCAGTTGGAAATTTACGCCGACGACGTGAAGTGCTCGCACGGTACGACCACGGGTAAACTGAACGAAGAAGCTTTGTTCTACATGCGTTCACGCGGTATTCCTCGCGATGAAGCGAAAACGCTGCTGATGTACGCCTTTGCCGAGGACGTGATTCAGCAGATAAAAATTGATGCCCTTCGGGAGCAACTAGAGCGCCGGATTCAGGCAAAACTGGCCCGGTAG